A region of Fusarium keratoplasticum isolate Fu6.1 chromosome 6, whole genome shotgun sequence DNA encodes the following proteins:
- a CDS encoding Aminotran-5 domain-containing protein translates to MGSVTQELPLRGKPSASVFGAAMKDEFLFDPEWRNLNHGSFGTYPKAIKAKFREYQDASEARPDVFIRYEYPKLLDESRAAVAKILNAPEDGVVFVSNATVGVNTVFRNMAWNKDGKDVIISFSTIYEACGKVADYLADYYDGNVTHREIEITYPIDDDEILKRFEEIVKKIEEEGKRARICTFDVVSSRPGVVFPWEEMIKTCRRLNVLSMVDGAQGIGMVKLDLSAADPDFFVSNCHKWLHVPRGCAVFYVPQRNQALLPTTLATSHGYVPKLVKRTTPLPPSSKSRYVTNFEFVGTLDNSPYLCVKDAIKWRQDVFGGEDAVLDYLWDLNKKGTDLVAKALNTSVMENSTGTLRNCGMGNIALPLWAGEGEGTVVPAEETQKAFQWMLTTLIDDYKTFMSLFIHGGRFWARISAQVYLGIEDYEWAGKVLKELCERVAKKEYL, encoded by the exons ATGGGTTCAGTTACACAGGAACTCCCATTGAGGGGAAAGCCTAGCGCTTCCGTCTTTGGCGCTGCCATGAAGGACGAGTTCCTCTTTGACCCGGAGTGGAGGAACCTCAACCATG GATCCTTTGGTACCTaccccaaggccatcaaggccaagttccGCGAGTACCAAGACGCAAG CGAGGCCCGTCCCGACGTCTTTATCCGATACGAATACCCAAAACTCCTCGACGAGTCCCGCGCCGCCGTGGCAAAGATCCTCAATGCCCCTGAGGACGGTGTCGTCTTTGTGTCCAATGCTACCGTCGGCGTCAACACCGTCTTCCGCAACATGGCCTGgaacaaggacggcaaggacGTCATCATCAGCTTCTCCACCATTTATGAAGCTTGTGGAAAGGTGGCTGATTACCTTGCTGACTACTACGACGGCAACGTGACGCATCGCGAGATTGAGATTACTTATCCTattgatgacgatgagatTCTCAAGAGGTTTGAGGAAATTGTCAAGAAGattgaagaggagggaaaGCGTGCTCGCATCTGCACGTTTGACGTTGTCTCTTCTCGTCCTGGTGTTGTCTTTCCCTgggaggagatgatcaagacctGCCGTCGCCTCAACGTGCTCAGCATGGTGGACGGTGCCCAGGGCATTGGAATGGTCAAGCTGGACCTCTCAGCCGCGGACCCCGACTTTTTCGTGTCCAACTGCCACAAGTGGCTTCACGTCCCTCGAGGATGCGCCGTTTTCTACGTTCCCCAACGCAACCAGGCTCTTCTCCCTACGACACTGGCTACCAGCCACGGCTACGTGCCCAAGCTGGTCAAGAGGACGACCCCACTGCCTCCAAGCTCCAAGTCCCGCTATGTCACCAACTTTGAGTTTGTGGGCACTCTCGACAACTCGCCCTATCTCTGCGTCAAGGACGCCATCAAGTGGCGCCAGGACGTGTTTGGTGGTGAAGACGCAGTCCTCGACTACCTCTGGGACCTAAACAAAAAGGGCACCGACCTCGTAGCCAAAGCCCTCAACACGAGCGTGATGGAGAACAGCACAGGAACTCTCCGCAACTGCGGCATGGGCAACATCGCCCTGCCCCTGTGGgccggagaaggagaagggacGGTGGTTCCGGCCGAGGAGACGCAAAAAGCGTTCCAGTGGATGCTGACAACGCTCATCGATGACTACAAGACTTTCATGAGTCTGTTTATCCACGGCGGACGGTTCTGGGCTCGTATTAGTGCGCAGGTGTACCTTGGGATCGAGGACTATGAGTGGGCTGGTAAGGTGCTCAAGGAGCTTTGTGAGCGGGTTGCCAAAAAGGAGTATCTTTAG
- a CDS encoding Rhodanese domain-containing protein, with translation MTGSEHLNVFKGPNSVRDYFDPELSPPLPLVEIPDCLNPYRDDGVRIYAKMMSMHPATNVKVMPAMNLLEKGVEPGKTKTIVESSSGSTVISMAMVARAFHGINDVHAYLSNKTSETKLRMMQFFGLNVTLFGGPAQPTPIDERGGIRAAARKDAESESVCSPNQYVNDDNWKAHVRWTGPQIHRQLPEINVIVASMGTAGTMTGLGTYFKQAKPSVYRIAVCTNAGERVPGPREYSLMGEVEFPYLAAHDALEEVGATDSYSLSLDLTRQGIVCGPSSGFTLKGLFQRIEKFKQEGRLSQLAGPDGEIHCVFMCSDLPFQYLSEYFEKLGPEKFSPIRNQRLRNIDLYRYDDAWELNALAALSSYFTIHPLGTHDTVLSLAAQIDKALTPLANTQILDFRRSSDYDAFHLPNSVNIPLETLRDGPSCGSPFANPADDCAMLEELWLELEALFTVKDKSGSRNASAEALMAILRGKKVLTLCYDGDSARVANSVLRAKGVEAESIRGGYGALAELHMPCNDTCKVAPLPMSVEV, from the exons ATGACTGGCTCTGAGCATCTCAACGTCTTCAAGGGACCCAACTCAGTCCGTGACTATTTCGACCCCGAGCTCtcacctcctcttcctctcgtcGAGATCCCTGACTGTCTCAACCCCTaccgtgatgatggcgtgcGCATCTATGCCAAGATGATGTCTATGCATCCGGCCACCAACGTCAAGGTGATGCCAG CTATGAACTTGCTTGAGAAAGGTGTCGAGCCCGGCAAGACAAAGACCATCGTGGAGAGCAGCTCAGGCTCAACCGTCAtctccatggccatggttgcCCGAGCCTTCCACGGCATCAACGATGTCCATGCCTACCTCAGCAACAAGACAAGTGAGACGAAGCTGCGTATGATGCAGTTCTTTGGTCTCAATGT CACCCTCTTTGGCGGTCCTGCTCAGCCAACTCCCATCGATGAGCGAGGTGGTATCCGGGCTGCTGCTCGTAAGGATGCCGAGTCAGAGTCAGTGTGCAGCCCAAACCAATATGTCAACGACGAC AACTGGAAGGCCCATGTGCGATGGACTGGCCCTCAGATCCACCGTCAGCTTCCAGAGATCAACGTGATTGTGGCATCCATGGGAACTGCTG GAACCATGACTGGCCTTGGCACCTATTTCAAGCAGGCGAAGCCTTCCGTGTACAGAATTGC TGTCTGCACGAATGCTGGAGAGCGAGTGCCTGGCCCAAGAGAGTACTCCCTGATGGGTGAGGTCGAGTTCCCGTACCTTGCTGCCCATGATGCGCTTGAGGAAGTTGGCGCCACAGACTCCTACTCCTTGTCCCTGGATCTCACCCGACAGGGAATTGTTTGTGGTCCATCATCAGGCTTCACCTTGAAGGGCCTGTTTCAGAGGATCGAGAAGTTCAAGCAGGAAGGAAGGTTGTCGCAGCTGGCGGGCCCAGATGGAGAAATCCACTGCGTCTTCATGTGCTCTGACCTTCCTTTCCAGTACTTGAGCGAGTactttgagaagcttggtcCCGAGAAGTTCAGCCCCATCCGCAACCAG CGCCTGAGAAATATTGACCTCTACCGATACGACGATGCCTGGGAGCTCAACGCTCTAGCCGCCTTGTCCAGCTACTTCACTATTCACCCTCTGGGTACTCACGACACTGTCCTCTCATTGGCTGCCCAGATCGACAAGGCCCTCACCCCATTGGCCAACACACAAATTCTCGACTTCCGACGCTCCTCCGATTATGACGCCTTCCACCTACCCAACTCTGTCAACATCCCCCTCGAGACATTGCGAGATGGTCCATCTTGCGGTAGTCCATTTGCCAATCCTGCAGATGACTGTGCCATGCTCGAGGAGTTGtggcttgagcttgaggctctgtTCAccgtcaaggacaagagtGGCAGCCGTAACGCCAGCGCCGAGGCTTTGATGGCCATCCTCCGTGGCAAGAAGGTGCTGACTCTGTGCTATGATGGTGATAGTGCCAGAGTCGCCAACAGTGTCCTTCGGGCCAAGGGCGTTGAGGCGGAGAGTATCCGCGGCGGATACGGTGCCCTTGCTGAGCTGCATATGCCCTGCAATGACACATGCAAGGTCGCTCCTCTGCCGATGTCGGTCGAGGTTTAA
- a CDS encoding Thiamine thiazole synthase has protein sequence MSPPAAVSPTTRSAELAAPAVKLPVGLSKNTTTATIEEMEGKWDDFKFAPIRESQVSRAMTRRYFQDLDNYAESDIVIIGAGSCGLSAAYILGKKRPDLRIAIIEASVSPGGGAWLGGQLFSAMVMRKPADAFLREVGVPYEDEGNYVVVKHAALFTSTIMSKVLQLPNIKLFNATCVEDLITRPSEEGVRISGVVTNWTLVSMHHDDQSCMDPNTINAPLVISTTGHDGPMGAFSVKRLVSMQRIEKLGGMRGLDMNVAEDAIVKGTREIVPGLIVGGMELSEVDGANRMGPTFGAMALSGLKAAEEALKIFDVRKKQNAF, from the exons ATGTCTCCCCCCGCTGCCGTCTCTCCCACTACCCGCTCTGCTGAGCTCGCCGCCCCTGCCGTCAAGCTCCCCGTCGGCCTGAGCAAGAACACTACTACTGCCACCattgaggagatggagggcaAGTGGGATGACTTCAAGTTCGCCCCCATCCGTGAGAGTCAGGTCTCTCGGGCCATGACCCGCCGCTACTTCCAGGACCTCGACAACTACGCCGAGTCCGACATTGTCATTATCGGCGCCGGTTCCTGCGGTCTTAGCGCTGCCTACATCCTCGGCAAGAAGCGACCTGACCTGAgaatcgccatcatcgaggcTTCCGTGTCtcctggtggtggtgcttggCTCGGTGGCCAgctcttctcggccatggtcatGCGAAAGCCTGCCGATGCCTTCCTCCGTGAGGTCGGTGTGCCCTACGAGGACGAGGGTAACTACGTCGTTGTCAAGCACGCTGCCCTCTTCACCTCTACCATCATGTCCAAGGTTCTCCAGCTTCCCAACATCAAGCTGTTCAACGCTACCTGCGTTGAGGACCTCATCACCCGACCTTCTGAGGAGGGAGTCCGCATCTCTGGTGTCGTCACCAACTGGACTCTTGTGTCGATGCACCACGACGACCAGTCTTGCATGGAccccaacaccatcaacgcTCCCCTTGTCATCTCCACCACTGGACATGACGGCCCCATGGGTGCCTTCTCTGTTAAGCGTCTCGTCAGCATGCAGCGCAttgagaagcttggtggCATGCGTGGTCTTGACATGAACGTGGCTGAGgatgccattgtcaaggGCACTCGTGAGATCGTCCCTGGACTGATTGTCGGTGGAATGGAGCTTTCTGAGGTTGACGGTGCCAACCGAATGG GCCCTACTTTCGGTGCCATGGCTCTGAGCGgtctcaaggctgccgaggaggccctcaagatctttgacgtccgcaagaagcagaacgCCTTCTAA
- a CDS encoding Fido domain-containing protein — protein MTWTTSKHDILDEHLIDLLSRMIFGSNMIEDAGGGLEITLKLCGAIFRGQHVPEEDRHADYEVLEDHLRRKGLPHAEEDVIQAYREITQHAEAAYYIIKEVCLEGKELPEAIVLETHRLLTYKIDADEIPWNEYAGVYRKWPVCTGFHQYMTHSMVPTAMKKMISSLEDDVKAAIDAGGIDPVALAAKYCHIFVNIHPFLDGNGRTCRLILNAILLKYGGTTVCIGEHDEDRQEYLRIASNASFAEGNQEDIEDVPEALRPKYYKELASFVLLHARSSMVKIRELLEKG, from the coding sequence ATGACTTGGACAACGTCGAAACATGACATCCTCGATGAACACTTGATCGATCTGCTCTCCCGCATGATCTTCGGGTCAAACATGATTGAGGATGCCGGAGGGGGGTTAGAAATCACCCTCAAGCTTTGCGGAGCCATCTTTCGAGGTCAGCATGTCCCCGAGGAAGACCGCCATGCCGACTACGAGGTCTTGGAAGACCACCTCCGTCGTAAGGGTCTACCGCATGCAGAAGAAGATGTCATCCAGGCCTACCGGGAGATAACACAACATGCCGAGGCAGCCTACTATATCATCAAAGAGGTGTGCCTTGAAGGGAAAGAACTgcccgaggccatcgtcCTGGAAACGCACCGTCTCTTGACTTACAAGATTGACGCCGATGAGATACCTTGGAACGAATATGCTGGTGTCTATCGAAAGTGGCCTGTATGTACTGGCTTCCATCAATACATGACTCACAGCATGGTTCCTAcggcgatgaagaagatgattAGCTCCCTAGAGGACGACGTCAAGGCTGCAATTGACGCTGGAGGAATCGACCCGGTGGCTCTAGCAGCCAAGTACTGCCATATCTTTGTCAACATCCATCCCTTCCTCGATGGAAATGGCCGAACATGTCGTCTCATTTTGAATGCAATTCTCCTCAAGTATGGCGGTACTACCGTCTGCATCGGGGAACACGACGAGGATCGACAGGAATACTTGCGGATTGCAAGTAATGCGAGTTTTGCTGAGGGAAACCAAGAGGATATAGAGGACGTGCCAGAGGCACTTAGGCCAAAGTATTACAAGGAATTGGCTTCGTTTGTGCTTTTGCATGCCCGAAGTAGCATGGTCAAGATCCGGGAGCTGCTCGAAAAAGGATGA
- a CDS encoding Peptidase S53 domain-containing protein, which yields MKAISLITALALAGFSAAKSIVVEDTPILPDGWKQVDETVDPDHALKLSIAMRQPDIDNLKTRLRRRDTSSGKFTQDHLTQKEALALRDPDQADIDEVLKWLRSKGMAAKATPDKDWIHVKTTIEAAEDLLEMKIGFYQFENQDPVLRTREYSVPESVADAISFIYPIANFMRPKKELTTLDEKFNPSMLMSLNLEKRDVACSPVVVPECLHKLYNINYPAHNGSSSIRLGIAGFLEEYANYQDSDEFLKTFAKPLYNAHYNYSVELINGGENSQVLSESGNEAALDVQYAMALGYPTNIIYYLAGGRGPKLDDKGDQLPEEYNNNEPYLEFLDYLLDLSDDEIPHVLSISYADNEVSVPRKYAERVCSLFGLLTARGTSVLAASGDGGAKGSSNSSCHTNDGTNQDVAMSVFPATCPWVTSIGGVTDAKDPPVGAEFSGGGFSQYFLREKWQDADIESYVKALDGHLDGFYNASYRAVPDISAVSTNFITKVAGSTQAVRGTSASTPVVAAMIALINDARVRKGKDVLGWLNEVLYSDEVRAVLQDITGGQSLSCSFKHGGGTPGGWPAAKGYDAITGLGVPYDFEKLFNVLVDI from the coding sequence ATGAAGGCGATATCACTTATTACAGCCTTGGCGCTGGCCGGCTTCAGTGCCGCCAAGTCTATTGTTGTTGAAGACACTCCTATCCTCCCAGATGGATGGAAGCAGGTTGACGAGACGGTCGATCCGGACCATGCACTGAAGCTGTCCATCGCCATGCGACAGCCCGATATCGATAACCTCAAGACAAGACTTCGAAGACGAGATACCTCCTCCGGAAAATTCACACAGGATCACCTTACTCAGAAGGAAGCCCTCGCACTTCGAGACCCCGACCAAGCAGACATCGACGAGGTCCTCAAATGGCTGAGGAGCAAGGGCATGGCTGCAAAGGCCACGCCTGACAAGGACTGGATTCACGTCAAGACCACCATTGAGGCAGCCGAGGATCTTCTCGAGATGAAGATTGGCTTTTACCAGTTCGAGAATCAGGATCCCGTCCTCCGAACCAGAGAGTACTCAGTGCCCGAGTCTGTCGCCGACGCCATCAGCTTCATCTACCCCATCGCCAACTTTATGCGGCCCAAGAAGGAACTCACTACCCTCGATGAAAAGTTCAATCCGAGCATGCTCATGAGCTTGAACCTTGAGAAGCGCGATGTGGCATGCAGTCCTGTCGTGGTTCCCGAGTGTCTACACAAGCTCTACAACATCAACTATCCAGCTCACAACGGATCCTCCTCCATTCGCCTGGGTATCGCCGGCTTCCTTGAGGAGTACGCCAACTACCAGGATAGCGACGAGTTTCTTAAGACCTTTGCTAAGCCTCTCTACAACGCTCACTACAACTACTCAGTTGAGCTGATCAACGGTGGCGAGAACTCGCAAGTCCTCTCGGAGTCTGGAAACGAGGCCGCGCTGGATGTCCAGTATGCAATGGCACTGGGTTATCCTACCAACATCATCTACTATCTCGCGGGCGGACGGGGACCCAAGCTGGACGACAAGGGCGATCAACTCCCGGAAGAGTACAATAACAATGAACCCTACCTAGAGTTTCTCGACTACCTTCTCGATCTTTCAGACGATGAGATCCCACATGTTCTCTCAATCTCATATGCCGACAACGAAGTTTCAGTCCCGCGAAAGTACGCCGAGCGTGTGTGCTCTTTGTTCGGTCTCCTGACAGCCCGCGGCACATCGGTCCTCGCAGCGTCAGGCGATGGAGGCGCAAAGGGTTCCAGCAACTCGAGTTGCCACACCAATGACGGCACCAACCAAGACGTTGCCATGTCTGTCTTTCCCGCGACGTGCCCTTGGGTGACGAGCATCGGCGGCGTCACCGATGCCAAGGATCCTCCGGTCGGCGCCGAGTTTAGCGGAGGCGGCTTTTCGCAGTACTTTTTGCGCGAGAAGTGGCAGGATGCCGACATCGAGAGCTATGTGAAGGCATTGGACGGTCACCTTGACGGCTTCTACAATGCTAGTTATAGAGCAGTTCCGGACATTTCGGCTGTGTCGAccaacttcatcaccaaAGTTGCTGGTTCAACGCAGGCTGTTCGAGGAACAAGCGCGAGTACACCTGTGGTCGCGGCCATGATTGCTCTCATCAACGACGCTCGCGtgcgcaagggcaaggatgtCCTAGGTTGGCTGAATGAGGTGCTGTACTCTGATGAGGTTCGAGCGGTTCTCCAAGACATCACGGGCGGGCAGAGTCTTTCGTGCAGTTTCAAGCATGGTGGCGGAACTCCTGGAGGATGGCCTGCGGCAAAGGGCTATGATGCCATCACAGGGCTGGGAGTGCCGTATGACTTTGAGAAGCTGTTTAACGTGCTGGTAGATATCTGA